In Pongo pygmaeus isolate AG05252 chromosome 13, NHGRI_mPonPyg2-v2.0_pri, whole genome shotgun sequence, one genomic interval encodes:
- the LOC129043542 gene encoding LOW QUALITY PROTEIN: olfactory receptor 1N2-like (The sequence of the model RefSeq protein was modified relative to this genomic sequence to represent the inferred CDS: substituted 1 base at 1 genomic stop codon) — MVEGEGEAHPHMASRIDNRGGSATRFWTTKSCGLSCSEQRSELGRKVQGKCGGMDKSNQSSVSEFLLLGLSEQPEEQPLLFGIFMGMYLVTVLGNILIILAINFELHLHTPMYFFLANLSFADACFSSTTVPKMLVNIQTQSQTIPYGGCLAQMHFSXCLGALDDFLLGVMAYDRYVANCKPLHYSTLMSPFMCMLLLTVCWILTNLAALLHTLLMAKLSFCAGNTIHHFFCDVVPLLQLSCSDTSTNQVALFTVGSMVLTGPLSLIILSYVHVFSSILRVPSAFGRQKAFSTCGSHLTVVFLFCGAAVGVYLWPTSSQSEGKDRVVAIFYTVVTPMLNPFIYSLRNKDMKTALRKLLS, encoded by the exons atggtggaaggtgaaggggaagcacatCCTCACATGGCCAGCAGGATAGATAACagagggggaagtgctacacgcTTTTGGACAACCAAATCTT GTGGATTGAGCTGTAGCGAACAACGGTCAGAACTTGGAAGGAAGGTCCAGGG aaAGTGTGGTGGAATGGACAAAAGTAACCAGTCCAGTGTCTCTGAATTCCTCCTCTTGGGTCTTTCTGAGCAGCCAGAGGAACAACCTCTCCTATTTGGCATTTTCATGGGGATGTACCTGGTCACCGTGTTGGGGAACATTCTCATCATCTTGGCCATCAACTTTGAGTTacacctccacacccccatgtactttTTCCTGGCCAACCTCTCTTTTGCTGATGCTTGCTTTTCTTCCACTACAGTCCCTAAGATGCTGGTGAACATCCAGACACAGAGTCAGACCATACCATATGGAGGCTGTTTAGCTCAGATGCATTTTTCATGATGTTTGGGGGCACTGGACGACTTCCTCTTGGGGGTGATGGCCTATGACCGCTATGTGGCCAACTGCAAGCCTCTCCACTACTCCACACTCATGAGTCCTTTTATGTGCATGCTCCTTCTCACAGTATGCTGGATTCTCACCAACCTCGCTGCCCTCTTACACACCCTGCTCATGGCAAAGCTTTCTTTCTGTGCAGGCAACACCATTCATCACTTCTTCTGTGACGTGGTCCCTCTGCTACAGCTCTCCTGCTCAGACACAAGCACCAACCAGGTAGCCTTGTTCACTGTGGGCTCCATGGTACTCACTGGTCCTCTCTCCCTGATCATTTTGTCATATGTACACGTCTTCTCCAGCATCCTCAGGGTCCCATCTGCCTTTGGCAGGCAAAAGGCCTTCTCCACCTGTGGATCCCATCTTACTGTTGTCTTCTTGTTCTGTGGTGCAGCAGTTGGTGTCTACCTGTGGCCCACTTCATCACAGTCAGAGGGCAAAGACAGGGTTGTAGCTATATTTTACACAGTGGTGACCCCCATGCTGAACCCCTTCATTTACAGCCTCAGGAACAAGGATATGAAGACAGCattgagaaagcttttgtcttgA